The Impatiens glandulifera chromosome 3, dImpGla2.1, whole genome shotgun sequence genome contains a region encoding:
- the LOC124931491 gene encoding FT-interacting protein 1, translating into MATNNQDEFKLKDTNPKLGERWPHGGLRGGGGWISSERAASTYDLVEQMYYLYVRVVKAKDLPTNPVTGNCDPYIEAKLGNFKGKTQHFEKKMNPEWNQVFAFSKEKIQSSVLEVFVRDREMVGRDDYLGKVVFDMNEVPTRVPPDSPLAPQWYKLEDRRGESKLKGEIMLAVWMGTQADEAFPEAWHSDAASVQGEGVFSVRSKVYVSPKLWYLRVNVIEAQDVESQDKSQLPQVFVKAQVGNQILKTKTSPTRTTSPLWNEDLLFVAAEPFEDQLILTVENKVSGSKDEIVGRVILPLTTFERRLDHRTVHARWFNLERFGFGMLEGDRRHELKFSTRIHLRACLEGAYHVLDESTMYISDTRPTSRQLWKSPVGILELGILSAQGLSPMKTKEGRKTTDAYCVAKYGQKWVRTRTILENFNPKWNEQYTWEVYDPCTVITLGVFDNCHLGGEGSGKDSRIGKVRIRLSTLETDRIYTHAYPLIVLQPSGLKKMGELQIAFRFTCLSLANVIYLYGQPLLPKMHYQHPFTVSQLDSLRYQAMNIVAVRLGRAEPPLRREVVEYMLDVDSHMWSMRRSKANFFRIVSLFSGLISMSKWLSDVSHWKNPVTSILVHFLFFILICYPELILPTIFLYMFLIGIWNFRFRPRHPPHMDTKLSWAEAVHPDELDEEFDTFPTSKAQDVTKMRYDRLRSVAGRIQTVVGDMATQGERFQSLLSWRDPRATCLFIFLCLITAIALYVTPFRIVSLIAGLYLLRHPRFRSKMPTVPSNFFRRLPARADSML; encoded by the coding sequence ATGGCAACCAACAATCAAGATGAGTTTAAACTGAAAGATACAAATCCAAAGCTAGGGGAGCGGTGGCCACATGGTGGACTGCGTGGTGGAGGAGGATGGATTAGCAGCGAGAGAGCAGCAAGCACATATGACCTAGTCGAACAGATGTATTATCTCTATGTTCGGGTCGTGAAAGCCAAAGATCTTCCCACAAACCCTGTAACCGGAAACTGTGACCCTTACATAGAAGCGAAACTTGGGAATTTTAAAGGGAAGACTCAACATTTCGAGAAGAAAATGAATCCCGAGTGGAACCAGGTATTTGCATTCTCAAAAGAGAAGATACAATCCTCGGTTCTTGAAGTTTTTGTGAGAGATAGAGAAATGGTTGGACGAGATGATTACCTTGGGAAGGTAGTTTTTGACATGAATGAAGTGCCAACTAGGGTTCCACCCGATAGTCCCTTGGCACCTCAGTGGTATAAACTGGAGGATAGACGAGGGGAGAGCAAGTTGAAAGGAGAGATCATGTTAGCAGTATGGATGGGTACCCAAGCAGATGAAGCTTTTCCAGAAGCATGGCATTCGGATGCTGCTTCGGTTCAAGGGGAGGGTGTTTTCAGCGTCAGGTCGAAGGTATATGTTTCTCCTAAATTATGGTACCTTAGAGTAAACGTGATTGAAGCTCAGGATGTAGAATCCCAAGACAAAAGCCAGCTGCCTCAGGTTTTTGTCAAGGCTCAAGTTGGAAACCAGATATTGAAAACCAAGACAAGTCCAACCCGAACAACTAGTCCATTATGGAATGAAGACCTACTTTTTGTGGCAGCTGAGCCATTCGAAGATCAATTGATACTGACGGTTGAAAACAAGGTGAGTGGTTCGAAAGATGAAATAGTGGGAAGAGTAATCTTACCACTTACCACGTTCGAAAGACGGTTGGATCATCGAACAGTTCATGCTCGCTGGTTCAACCTCGAAAGATTCGGATTTGGAATGCTGGAGGGGGACAGGAGACACGAGCTAAAATTCTCCACCAGAATCCACCTCAGAGCTTGTCTAGAAGGCGCTTATCACGTTCTAGATGAATCAACCATGTACATAAGCGATACTCGCCCTACTTCCAGGCAACTATGGAAGAGCCCAGTCGGGATCCTTGAATTGGGAATTTTAAGTGCTCAAGGACTTTCACCAATGAAGACAAAGGAAGGCAGAAAGACTACAGATGCCTATTGTGTGGCCAAGTATGGACAAAAATGGGTGAGAACGCGAACAATCTTGGAAAACTTCAATCCAAAATGGAACGAACAATATACCTGGGAGGTTTACGACCCTTGCACAGTGATCACGCTGGGAGTCTTCGATAACTGTCATCTGGGAGGTGAAGGATCTGGAAAAGACTCGAGAATTGGGAAGGTAAGAATCCGGCTATCGACCTTGGAAACGGATCGAATTTATACCCACGCATATCCACTAATTGTTTTGCAGCCTTCTGGTCTGAAGAAGATGGGTGAACTGCAGATAGCCTTCAGGTTCACCTGTTTGTCTCTAGCAAACGTAATATATCTGTATGGCCAGCCTTTACTGCCGAAAATGCACTATCAGCATCCATTCACTGTGAGCCAGCTGGACAGCTTACGATATCAGGCCATGAACATAGTAGCAGTAAGGCTTGGCAGGGCCGAGCCTCCATTAAGGAGAGAAGTCGTTGAGTACATGCTGGATGTGGACTCTCACATGTGGAGCATGAGAAGAAGCAAAGCTAACTTCTTCCGAATTGTGTCTCTCTTCTCAGGGCTGATCTCCATGAGTAAATGGCTCAGCGATGTTTCCCACTGGAAGAATCCAGTAACCTCAATCCTAGTTCATTTCCTCTTTTTCATATTGATCTGCTACCCTGAGTTGATCCTTCCAACGATCTTCCTTTACATGTTTCTGATTGGAATATGGAACTTCCGGTTCAGGCCAAGACACCCACCTCACATGGATACTAAACTTTCTTGGGCAGAAGCAGTGCACCCCGACGAACTAGATGAAGAGTTTGACACATTTCCTACCTCGAAAGCCCAAGATGTAACAAAGATGAGATATGACAGGCTTAGGAGCGTTGCTGGGAGAATCCAAACCGTAGTTGGAGACATGGCTACACAGGGAGAAAGATTTCAATCTCTGTTGAGCTGGAGAGATCCAAGAGCTACCTGCCTCTTCATATTCTTATGCCTAATTACAGCAATAGCACTCTATGTTACTCCTTTCAGAATAGTTTCTCTCATTGCTGGACTGTATCTGTTAAGACACCCTAGATTTCGAAGCAAGATGCCCACGGTTCCAAGCAACTTCTTCAGGAGACTGCCTGCTCGAGCTGACAGCATGCTTTAA